The window TCACCGAAAATGGATCTCGCTATTTGAGACGCGGCGGCACCATAGGCCCTGAATTCGAACCTGGAGGTCCCGGAATGGGCGTTTCACCTCGACTTAGGGCGCGCAGAGGGCACGCCGCCCTAAAATTGGTCTATGCAACAAACAAACCCCAGGCCACTGACCTGGGGTTTCATCATGGAGCGGGTGACGAGAATCGAACTCGCGCTCTCAGCTTGGGAAGCTGATGTTCTACCATTAAACTACACCCGCGTAAGACGCCCGCCCCGTGATCATCCGGAGGCGGTGTCCGATCGCCTGGTCACTGTACCCCATCACCGGCCCCCGGCGCTGACGCCGTGGGGCCTGAGTGCGTTTCAGGGGGGCGGGATGTGGCTGCGGGGGAACGGAGTTGGGGCGTACGGTGGAGGGGTGGGAGAGGGTCTCGGCGGGGGCGGAGTGCCGCCTGGAGGGCCGTCCCTTTGATCCCGTAATGTGGCCTCTCGTCGTCAGGCAGGTAGCAGCCGACGCGGCTCTTGGGGAAGGGACTCTAGGACTTGATGGAGCGCACCGTCGTCCGTTGTGCCGATGGGCACGTGTTCAGCACCACTTCGTTCCCGATGCAGCAGGCCGAGCGACTCGGCCCGGGCCGGCTCCTCCGGTGTCCCCGGTGTGCTCGGCTCCGCAGTGTGGTGCCGGTGACGCTGGAGAAGCGGTAACGGTAACGGGAGCGGCAGCGGGAGCAGGTGCCGCAGCAGTAACAGCAGGTGCAGTGCCGGGCGCGCGGGCGGTCACGATTGTGGCCGTTCCGCGCGCCTTGCGTATCCTCGGGGCGTGCTTCTCTCAGACAAGGACATCCGGGCCGAGATCGACGCCGGGCGGGTACGGATCGATCCCTACGACGAATCCATGGTGCAGCCGTCGAGCGTCGATGTGCGGCTGGACCGCTACTTCCGGGTGTTCGAGAACCACCGGTACCCGCACATCGACCCCTCCGTCGAGCAGGCTGACCTGACCCGGCTCGTGGAGCCCGAGGGCGACGAGCCGTTCATCCTGCACCCCGGGGAGTTCGTTCTGGCCTCTACGTACGAGGTCATCACGCTCCCCGATGATCTTGCCTCCCGGCTGGAGGGGAAGTCCTCGCTCGGGCGGCTCGGGCTGGTCACCCACTCCACCGCCGGGTTCATCGACCCGGGGTTCAGTGGCCATGTCACCCTCGAGCTCTCCAACCTCGCCACCCTGCCGATCAAGCTCTGGCCCGGCATGAAGATCGGCCAGCTGTGCATGTTCCGGCTCAGCTCGCCCGCCGAGTTCCCGTACGGGAGCGAGCGGTACGGGTCCCGGTACCAGGGGCAGCGCGGGCCGACCGCCTCCCGGTCCTTCAAGAACTTCCATCGGACTCAGGTGTGAGCGGCGGTAGGAGTGGCGGGATGAGCAGCGAGATGAGCAGCGGTACGAGCGATGCCGTGGGTGTGCGGGAGAATCTGACCTACGAGCGGTTCGGTGTCGCCGTCCGCGAGCTCGCGCAGACCATCGCCGACGACGGGTACGAGCCGGACATCGTGCTC of the Streptomyces sp. T12 genome contains:
- the dcd gene encoding dCTP deaminase yields the protein MLLSDKDIRAEIDAGRVRIDPYDESMVQPSSVDVRLDRYFRVFENHRYPHIDPSVEQADLTRLVEPEGDEPFILHPGEFVLASTYEVITLPDDLASRLEGKSSLGRLGLVTHSTAGFIDPGFSGHVTLELSNLATLPIKLWPGMKIGQLCMFRLSSPAEFPYGSERYGSRYQGQRGPTASRSFKNFHRTQV